From Cyanobacteriota bacterium, the proteins below share one genomic window:
- a CDS encoding NFACT family protein: MQAVDYTTLMAVVADLKANWIPARLEKVYQRDRYTVLLALRTLERRGWLTLSWHPQAARMHISQPP, encoded by the coding sequence ATGCAGGCGGTTGACTACACCACTCTGATGGCGGTTGTGGCAGATCTAAAGGCCAACTGGATTCCTGCTCGCTTAGAGAAGGTTTATCAGCGCGATCGCTACACGGTCTTACTGGCTCTGCGCACTCTAGAGCGACGGGGTTGGTTAACTCTCTCATGGCACCCGCAAGCCGCCCGGATGCACATCAGCCAACCTCCT